One Brassica napus cultivar Da-Ae chromosome C4, Da-Ae, whole genome shotgun sequence genomic region harbors:
- the LOC106427610 gene encoding stomatal closure-related actin-binding protein 1, whose amino-acid sequence MTRVTRDFRDSLHKEVVPAAAAVSADVRFASSRFPNYRIGANDQIFDVKDDPKVLSMKEVVARETAQLMDQQKRMSVRDLANKFEKGLAAAAKLSEEAKLKEATSLEKHVLLKKLRDALESLRGRVAGRNKDDVEEAIAMVEALAVQLTQREGELFIEKAEVKKLASFLKQASEDAKKIVDEERAFARAEIESARAAVQRVEEALREHEQMSRASGKQDMEDLMKEVQEARRIKMLHQPSKVMDMEYELRALRNQLAEKSKHFLQLKKKLALCRKSEENVSLLYEIDGNEALGSCLRVRPCSDEAPDLSKCTIQWYRSSSDDTKKELISGATKSVYAPEPFDVGRALHADIIYNGHTLSLSTVGKIDPAAGLGSYVEALVRKHDVDFNVVVTQMSGEDHTSESIHLFHVGKMRIKLCKGKTVIAKEYYSSAMQLCGVRGGGNAAAQAVYWQAKKGVSFVVAFESERERNAAIMLARRFACDCNVTLAGPEDRTETSPN is encoded by the exons AAGGGTGACACGAGATTTCAGGGATTCATTACACAAAGAAGTGGttccagcagcagcagcagtatCAGCAGATGTGAGATTCGCATCAAGTAGATTCCCAAATTATAGAATTGGGGCTAATGACCAGATCTTTGATGTGAAAGATGACCCTAAAGTGTTGTCAATGAAAGAGGTTGTTGCCCGTGAGACAGCGCAGCTCATGGACCAGCAAAAGCGTATGTCTGTTCGCGACCTCGCCAATAAATTCGAGAAAGGCTTGGCTGCTGCTGCTAAGCTCTCCGAGGAG GCGAAACTCAAAGAAGCAACATCCTTGGAGAAACATGTTCTTTTAAAGAAACTTCGAGATGCATTGGAGTCTCTGAGAGGACGTGTTGCCGGTAGAAATAAGGATGACGTTGAGGAAGCCATTGCCATG GTCGAAGCTCTAGCTGTTCAGTTGACTCAGCGTGAAGGAGAGCTGTTCATAGAAAAAGCCGAAGTGAAGAAGCTGGCCTCTTTTTTGAAGCAG GCCTCAGAGGATGCTAAGAAAATAGTGGACGAGGAAAGAGCTTTTGCGCGTGCTGAGATTGAAAGTGCAAGAGCAGCTGTTCAAAGAGTGGAAGAAGCTCTGCGAGAACATGAACAGATGTCTAGAGCCTCTGGGAAGCAG GACATGGAAGATTTAATGAAAGAGGTTCAAGAAGCTAGGCGGATTAAAATGCTGCATCAGCCCAGCAAG GTAATGGATATGGAATATGAGCTCCGAGCATTGAGGAACCAGCTTGCAGAGAAATCCAAACATTTTCTTCAACTTAAAAAGAAG ctGGCACTGTGCAGAAAGAGCGAGGAAAATGTATCACTTTTATACGAAATAGATGGCAATGAAGCTCTAGGTTCTTGCTTACGGGTCAGACCTTGCTCTGATGAAGCTCCTGATCTTTCAAAATGTACGATCCAGTGGTACCGTTCATCTTCTGATGACACCAAGAAGGAGCTTATATCAG GTGCCACAAAATCAGTTTACGCTCCTGAGCCTTTTGACGTTGGACGAGCCTTGCATGCTGATATCATTTACAATGGCCACACGCTTTCATTATCCACCGTGGGAAAGATCGATCCAG CTGCTGGACTGGGTAGCTATGTGGAGGCATTAGTACGAAAACACGATGTTGATTTCAAT GTAGTAGTGACGCAAATGAGTGGGGAAGACCATACATCAGAATCTATCCACTTGTTTCACGTTGGTAAAATGAGGATAAAACTTTGCAAGGGAAAGACGGTGATTGCTAAAGAGTATTACTCTAGTGCTATGCAG CTATGTGGAGTGAGAGGAGGTGGGAACGCGGCAGCTCAGGCAGTGTATTGGCAGGCAAAGAAAGGAGTGTCCTTTGTGGTTGCTTTTGAATCTGAGAGAGAAAGAAACGCTGCCATCATGCTTGCACGCAGATTCGCTTGTGATTGCAAT GTGACGCTTGCTGGCCCAGAGGACAGAACCGAGACGAGTCCTAACTGA